In a genomic window of Acidimicrobiales bacterium:
- the ppdK gene encoding pyruvate, phosphate dikinase: MTYVFAFDHKHRKPPMSLKDLLGGKGANLAEMTSVLGLPVPSGFTISTDACRDYMTGGWPDGLTDEVGKAVKKLEKQMGKRLGDPADPLLVSVRSGAKFSMPGMMDTVLNLGLNDESVEGLAKQTDERFAYDSYRRFIAMYARIVLDLEGEEFERLLDTAKEWDGATADSDITPDTLRRLCLRYKDVVFRHTGKAFPQEPADQLRGAIEAVFASWNGPRAIAYRVREKISHDLGTAVNVQAMVFGNRDDNSGTGVGFTRDPATGAAGAYGDFLVNAQGEDVVAGIRNTEPLSALQDRWPKIYKELLGIFERLEKHYRDMCDTEFIIDQGKLWMLQTRVGKRTGVAALRMAVEMTTGRKWKITKAEAVQRVTAEHLEQVLHPQFASKDVTVIAKGLGASPGAAVGAVYFTADDAADAAERGEKVVLVRSETSPEDVHGMIVAEGILTARGGLVSHAAVVARGWGKPAVVGAEAVKIKGKEFTTGGVTVKEGDVISLDGTTGEIVLGAVEVISGRPPEQFETVLTWADAIRKGTMAVRANADNGPDAANARQFGAEGIGLCRTEHMFLGEDRLPIVRAMILADSPAEEEAALETLRQAQKADFEEILEAMDGLPVTVRLLDPPLHEFLPSTEELAVKEATTGLSAEERKLYDAARSWHEMNPMLGTRGVRLGVIKPGLYAMQVRALMEAAAARVKKGGKPVVEVMIPLTVTREELGLARSWVEAAIAEATKGVKKPIDVTIGTMVETPRAAIRADEIAEEADFFSFGTNDLTQMTFGFSRDDVEGRMMSEYLEQGLLKRNPFDTLDKSGVGELVRIAVERGRATRPDIKLGVCGEHGGDPESIELFAEVGLNYVSCSPFRVPIARLAAAQAILGAGGGPSGTA, encoded by the coding sequence ATGACGTACGTCTTCGCCTTCGACCACAAGCATCGCAAGCCGCCCATGAGTCTCAAGGACCTCCTCGGAGGCAAGGGCGCCAACCTGGCGGAGATGACGTCGGTACTCGGCCTTCCCGTCCCCTCGGGCTTCACCATCTCGACCGACGCCTGCCGCGACTACATGACCGGTGGCTGGCCCGACGGCCTCACCGACGAGGTAGGCAAGGCCGTTAAGAAACTGGAGAAGCAGATGGGCAAGCGCCTCGGCGACCCTGCCGACCCGCTGCTCGTGTCGGTGCGCTCGGGCGCCAAGTTCTCCATGCCCGGGATGATGGACACCGTCTTGAACCTCGGCCTCAACGACGAGTCGGTGGAAGGCCTGGCCAAGCAGACCGACGAGCGATTCGCCTACGACTCCTACCGCCGCTTCATCGCCATGTACGCCCGCATCGTGCTCGACCTCGAGGGCGAGGAGTTCGAGCGCCTGCTCGACACGGCCAAGGAGTGGGACGGCGCCACCGCCGACTCCGACATCACACCCGACACCCTGCGCCGCCTGTGCCTGCGCTACAAGGACGTCGTCTTCCGCCACACCGGCAAGGCCTTCCCGCAGGAGCCCGCCGACCAGTTGCGGGGCGCCATCGAGGCCGTGTTCGCCTCGTGGAACGGCCCCCGGGCCATCGCCTACCGGGTGCGGGAGAAGATCAGCCACGACCTCGGCACCGCGGTGAACGTGCAGGCCATGGTCTTCGGCAACCGCGACGACAACAGCGGCACCGGCGTGGGCTTCACCCGCGACCCGGCCACCGGTGCGGCGGGGGCCTACGGCGACTTCCTGGTCAACGCCCAGGGCGAAGACGTGGTGGCGGGCATCCGCAACACCGAGCCCCTCTCGGCCCTGCAGGACCGCTGGCCCAAGATCTACAAGGAGCTGCTCGGCATCTTCGAGCGGCTCGAGAAGCACTACCGCGACATGTGCGACACCGAGTTCATCATCGACCAGGGCAAGCTCTGGATGCTGCAGACCCGCGTCGGCAAGCGCACCGGCGTGGCCGCCCTTCGCATGGCCGTGGAGATGACAACCGGCCGGAAGTGGAAGATCACCAAGGCCGAGGCCGTGCAGCGAGTCACCGCCGAGCACCTGGAGCAGGTGCTGCACCCGCAGTTCGCCAGCAAGGACGTCACCGTCATCGCCAAGGGCCTGGGTGCCTCGCCCGGTGCGGCGGTCGGTGCGGTCTACTTCACCGCCGACGACGCCGCCGACGCGGCCGAGCGGGGCGAGAAGGTCGTGCTCGTGCGCAGCGAGACCAGCCCCGAAGACGTGCACGGCATGATCGTGGCCGAGGGCATCCTCACCGCCCGCGGCGGCCTCGTCAGCCACGCCGCCGTCGTCGCCCGCGGTTGGGGCAAGCCCGCCGTGGTCGGGGCCGAGGCCGTCAAGATCAAGGGCAAGGAGTTCACAACCGGCGGCGTCACTGTCAAGGAAGGCGACGTCATCTCCCTCGACGGCACCACCGGCGAGATCGTGCTCGGCGCCGTCGAAGTCATCAGCGGCCGCCCGCCGGAGCAGTTCGAGACGGTGCTCACATGGGCCGACGCCATCCGCAAGGGCACGATGGCCGTGCGGGCCAACGCCGACAACGGCCCCGACGCCGCCAACGCCCGCCAGTTCGGCGCCGAAGGCATCGGCCTGTGCCGCACCGAGCACATGTTCCTGGGCGAGGACCGCCTGCCCATCGTCCGGGCCATGATCCTGGCCGACTCGCCCGCCGAGGAAGAAGCGGCGCTGGAGACCCTGCGCCAGGCCCAGAAGGCCGACTTCGAAGAGATCCTCGAAGCCATGGACGGCTTGCCCGTCACCGTGCGCCTGCTCGACCCGCCGCTGCACGAGTTCCTCCCGTCGACCGAGGAGCTGGCCGTCAAGGAAGCCACCACCGGGCTGTCGGCCGAGGAGCGCAAGCTTTACGACGCCGCCCGTTCGTGGCACGAGATGAACCCCATGCTCGGCACCCGTGGCGTCCGCCTCGGTGTCATCAAGCCCGGCCTCTACGCCATGCAGGTGCGCGCCCTCATGGAGGCCGCCGCCGCTCGGGTGAAGAAGGGTGGCAAGCCGGTGGTCGAGGTCATGATCCCCTTGACCGTCACCCGTGAGGAGCTGGGCCTGGCCCGCTCGTGGGTCGAGGCTGCCATCGCCGAGGCCACCAAGGGCGTGAAGAAGCCCATCGACGTCACCATCGGCACCATGGTGGAGACGCCGCGCGCTGCCATCCGAGCCGACGAGATCGCCGAGGAGGCCGACTTCTTCAGCTTCGGCACCAACGACCTCACCCAGATGACGTTCGGCTTCAGCCGCGACGACGTCGAAGGCCGCATGATGAGCGAGTACCTGGAGCAGGGCCTGCTCAAGCGCAACCCCTTCGACACCCTCGACAAGAGCGGCGTGGGCGAACTGGTGCGCATCGCCGTCGAGCGAGGCCGGGCTACCAGGCCCGACATCAAGCTCGGCGTGTGCGGTGAGCACGGCGGCGACCCGGAGTCGATCGAGCTGTTCGCCGAGGTCGGGCTCAACTACGTGAGCTGCTCGCCGTTCCGGGTGCCCATCGCCCGGTTGGCCGCAGCGCAGGCCATCCTCGGCGCGGGCGGCGGCCCCAGCGGGACCGCCTAG
- a CDS encoding TldD/PmbA family protein has translation MEGALAAGATYADARVMVSRTRRLLAQDQVVEGLQQEESAGVGVRALIGSSWGFYATPDLDIAAARRAGETAAAIARASASVATRPLSLAVGDALEDHYETPHVEDPLAVSLSEQADLLVEATRLMGEVDGVALSRAAMGFFDIDKWFVSSQGHRISQHIVESGGWIDATAVGETETQRRSYPQSFGQWETGGYEVIRRFDLLGHAPRIAEEAVALLRAPQCPAGVCDVILESSQVALQIHESVGHATELDRILGWEAAFAGTSFLDLSTLGSFRYGSELMNITADATLVGALGTFGYDDEGTPAQAVDIVRDGVWVGVLSGRTSAALAGLAPGGMMRADGFNRLPMVRMTNVGLEPGESSLDEMIADTDHGIYMATNRSWSIDDRRLNFQFGCEIAWEVKDGRLGRMLRNPTYTGITPQFWGSLDRLGNRDEWVLWGTPNCGKGQPLQIGHTGHPAVPARFRNVRVGVH, from the coding sequence GTGGAAGGAGCGCTCGCGGCGGGAGCGACCTACGCCGACGCGCGCGTCATGGTGAGCCGCACCCGCAGGCTCCTGGCCCAGGACCAAGTGGTCGAAGGGCTCCAACAGGAGGAGTCGGCGGGCGTGGGCGTGCGCGCCCTCATCGGCTCGTCGTGGGGGTTCTACGCCACCCCCGACCTCGACATCGCCGCCGCACGCCGGGCGGGCGAGACGGCCGCGGCCATCGCCCGTGCTTCGGCCAGCGTGGCCACCCGGCCACTGTCGCTGGCCGTGGGCGACGCATTGGAGGACCACTACGAGACGCCCCACGTCGAGGACCCGCTGGCCGTGTCGCTCTCCGAGCAGGCCGACCTGTTGGTGGAGGCCACCCGCCTCATGGGCGAGGTCGACGGCGTGGCCCTGTCGCGGGCGGCGATGGGCTTTTTCGACATCGACAAGTGGTTCGTGTCGAGCCAGGGCCACCGCATCTCCCAGCACATCGTGGAGTCGGGCGGCTGGATCGACGCCACCGCGGTGGGCGAGACGGAGACGCAGCGCCGCTCCTACCCGCAGTCGTTCGGCCAGTGGGAGACGGGTGGCTACGAGGTCATCCGCCGCTTCGACCTGCTCGGCCATGCGCCCCGCATCGCCGAAGAAGCCGTCGCCTTGCTGCGCGCGCCGCAGTGCCCGGCCGGGGTGTGCGACGTCATCCTGGAAAGCAGCCAGGTGGCGTTGCAGATCCACGAATCGGTGGGCCATGCCACAGAGCTCGACCGCATCCTCGGCTGGGAGGCCGCCTTCGCGGGAACGTCGTTCCTCGACCTCTCCACGCTTGGTTCGTTCCGCTACGGCTCCGAGCTCATGAACATCACCGCCGATGCCACCCTGGTCGGCGCCCTCGGCACCTTCGGCTACGACGACGAGGGCACGCCCGCCCAGGCGGTCGACATCGTGCGCGACGGCGTGTGGGTCGGCGTGCTCTCGGGGCGCACGTCGGCTGCGCTGGCGGGCCTGGCTCCGGGCGGCATGATGCGGGCCGACGGGTTCAACCGCCTGCCCATGGTCCGCATGACGAACGTCGGCCTGGAGCCGGGGGAGTCGTCGCTCGACGAGATGATCGCCGATACCGACCACGGCATCTACATGGCCACCAACCGCTCGTGGTCGATCGACGACCGGCGCCTCAACTTCCAGTTCGGTTGCGAGATTGCCTGGGAGGTCAAGGACGGGCGCTTGGGCCGCATGCTGCGCAACCCCACCTACACCGGCATCACGCCCCAGTTCTGGGGTTCGCTCGACCGCCTCGGCAACCGCGACGAATGGGTGCTGTGGGGCACGCCCAACTGCGGCAAGGGCCAGCCTCTGCAGATCGGCCACACCGGCCACCCGGCGGTGCCCGCCCGCTTCCGCAACGTGAGGGTTGGGGTGCATTGA
- a CDS encoding TldD/PmbA family protein: protein MTEPMELCDAVLQLVDGRAEAAVTATVGASSLTRFANSFIHQNVGEQVRRIDLLVAVEGRLASAATTRTDALRRLVDDTIAAAQLRPVDPDWPGLAPPAPVPATASYDEATDHAAPDERAAVARDFVYAARDLKAAGYCSTSGTAVAFGNTAGQRAAARVTEAIVDGIHQTTTSAGSAHRSSSRLGDLDGDVIGSLAVDRARRAVDPRDIEPGDYEVVLSPVAVADVVEFLAYYGLNGKAFVEEQSFARIGEQQFDERITLVDDVTDRRAVGLCFDAEGTPKRPLVLVRNGVTEAVVHDRRSARKMEAESTGHANGGGEGPVASNVFLRPGEASAADLVAGMERGLIVTELNYTRVLDPKTLVVTGLTRNGTFLVEHGRVVGAVANMRFTQSFVDALGPGQVRGIGNDGILVNGATWVPSIHLASWSFTGGARG, encoded by the coding sequence TTGACCGAGCCCATGGAACTGTGCGACGCCGTGCTGCAACTCGTAGACGGCCGCGCCGAGGCGGCGGTGACCGCCACCGTCGGCGCCTCGTCGTTGACCCGTTTCGCCAACTCGTTCATCCACCAGAACGTGGGCGAGCAGGTGCGGCGCATCGACCTGTTGGTGGCGGTCGAAGGGCGCTTGGCCTCGGCCGCTACCACCCGCACCGACGCCCTCCGCCGCCTGGTCGACGACACCATCGCCGCCGCGCAGTTGCGTCCCGTGGATCCCGACTGGCCCGGGCTGGCACCGCCTGCGCCCGTGCCCGCCACCGCTTCCTACGACGAAGCCACCGACCACGCGGCGCCCGACGAACGCGCCGCGGTGGCGCGCGACTTCGTGTACGCGGCGCGCGACCTGAAGGCGGCGGGCTACTGCTCCACGTCGGGCACTGCCGTTGCCTTCGGCAACACCGCGGGCCAGCGGGCCGCGGCCCGGGTGACCGAGGCGATCGTCGACGGCATCCATCAAACGACGACCTCGGCGGGCAGCGCCCATCGCTCCAGCAGTCGCCTCGGCGACCTCGACGGCGACGTCATCGGTTCCCTCGCCGTCGACCGCGCCCGCAGGGCGGTCGACCCCCGCGACATCGAGCCGGGCGACTACGAGGTGGTGCTGTCGCCGGTGGCCGTGGCCGACGTCGTCGAGTTCCTGGCGTACTACGGCCTCAACGGCAAGGCGTTCGTGGAGGAGCAGTCGTTCGCCCGCATCGGCGAGCAGCAGTTCGACGAGCGCATCACCCTCGTCGACGACGTAACCGACCGGCGCGCCGTCGGCCTGTGCTTCGATGCTGAAGGCACCCCGAAGCGCCCACTGGTCCTCGTGCGCAACGGCGTCACCGAAGCGGTCGTGCACGACCGTCGCAGCGCTCGCAAGATGGAAGCGGAGAGCACGGGGCATGCCAACGGCGGCGGTGAAGGGCCCGTTGCGAGCAACGTGTTTTTGCGGCCGGGCGAAGCGTCCGCTGCCGACTTGGTGGCGGGCATGGAGCGAGGGCTCATCGTCACCGAGTTGAACTACACCCGCGTGCTCGACCCCAAGACCTTGGTGGTGACCGGCCTCACCCGCAACGGCACCTTCCTCGTCGAGCACGGCCGGGTGGTGGGAGCGGTGGCGAACATGCGCTTCACCCAGTCGTTCGTCGACGCCCTCGGCCCCGGGCAGGTGCGCGGCATCGGCAACGACGGGATCCTGGTCAACGGCGCTACCTGGGTGCCGAGCATCCACCTCGCCTCGTGGAGCTTCACGGGTGGAGCGCGCGGCTGA
- a CDS encoding S9 family peptidase codes for MAGLRPADVGRLVTVGDPRVSPDGEQVAFAVVHVDVEANEYRSRIWLGPLDGSMAPRPFTSGAGRDGRPRWAPDGWVLAFTSHRDDEGCTLHAIPLGAGEVSTVVTWPEEIEEVAWSPDGTHLAFLARRRDERQYASAKAKDQPARRVGHLFARVDGAGWTFDRKRRLFVVPVDGSASPRQVLDGDYEETGFAWSPDGTRFAFTSARHPDWDLDWAVDLWVVDAAGGEPRRLTDTVLSCSAPSWSPDGERIAFLAYDPRLGAANSHVGVAEVAGGEVTMLTAELDRNCAPPSGHREPVWDGDDVLFLLEDRGNAHLYRNTEPVVAGERVVTGFDARGGAIAYCATTATEQVELFSDERRLTTIGRALTQEVALSEPERFTATSADGTQVDAWVMRPVGAVAGERHPTLLNIHGGPFTQYGNRFFDEFQVQAGAGYAVVYANPRGSAGYGDAWAHAIRGPKAEPFPGSGWGSVDFEDLIAVIDEAVARFDFVDPGRLGVLGGSYGGYMTTWIVGHDHRFKAACSERAVNNLLNSEHASDIASWFRRWVGPTHLDDPEEYLRQSPITYVRDIDTPMLILHSEEDYRCPISQAEELWVALRALGKPVEFVRFPGEGHELSRSGSPKHRIERLEIILDWFGRHL; via the coding sequence ATGGCAGGCCTGCGCCCCGCCGACGTGGGGCGACTCGTCACGGTCGGCGACCCTCGCGTGTCGCCCGACGGCGAGCAGGTCGCCTTCGCCGTGGTGCACGTCGACGTCGAGGCCAACGAGTACCGCAGCCGCATCTGGCTGGGCCCGCTCGACGGCTCGATGGCGCCTCGCCCGTTCACCTCGGGCGCGGGCCGCGACGGCCGTCCCCGGTGGGCGCCCGACGGCTGGGTGCTGGCCTTCACGTCGCACCGCGACGACGAAGGTTGCACGCTGCACGCCATCCCCCTCGGCGCGGGCGAGGTGAGCACCGTCGTCACCTGGCCCGAGGAGATCGAGGAGGTGGCGTGGTCGCCCGACGGCACCCACCTCGCCTTCCTGGCCCGCCGGCGCGACGAGCGCCAGTACGCGAGCGCCAAGGCCAAGGACCAACCGGCGCGGCGGGTCGGCCACTTGTTCGCCCGCGTCGACGGGGCGGGGTGGACGTTCGACCGCAAGCGGCGGCTGTTCGTGGTGCCCGTCGACGGCTCGGCCTCGCCGCGGCAGGTGCTCGACGGCGACTATGAGGAGACGGGCTTCGCCTGGTCGCCCGACGGCACCCGTTTCGCGTTCACCTCGGCCCGGCATCCCGACTGGGACCTCGACTGGGCTGTCGACCTGTGGGTGGTCGACGCGGCGGGCGGCGAGCCCCGGCGGCTTACCGACACCGTGCTGTCCTGTAGCGCACCATCGTGGTCGCCCGACGGCGAGCGCATCGCCTTCCTCGCTTACGACCCTCGCCTCGGTGCGGCCAACTCGCACGTCGGCGTGGCCGAGGTGGCCGGTGGCGAGGTCACCATGCTCACCGCCGAGCTCGACCGCAACTGCGCGCCGCCCTCCGGCCATCGCGAACCGGTGTGGGACGGCGACGACGTCCTGTTCCTGCTGGAAGACCGGGGCAACGCCCACCTGTACCGCAACACCGAGCCGGTCGTCGCCGGCGAACGGGTGGTCACCGGCTTCGACGCGAGGGGCGGGGCGATCGCCTACTGCGCCACCACCGCCACCGAACAGGTCGAGCTGTTCAGCGACGAGCGCCGGCTCACCACCATCGGGCGTGCCCTCACCCAGGAGGTTGCACTGTCGGAGCCGGAGCGGTTCACGGCCACGTCGGCCGACGGCACCCAGGTCGACGCGTGGGTCATGCGCCCGGTTGGTGCAGTAGCGGGGGAGCGGCACCCGACCCTCCTGAACATCCACGGTGGCCCGTTCACCCAGTACGGCAACCGGTTCTTCGACGAGTTCCAGGTGCAAGCGGGCGCCGGGTACGCGGTCGTCTACGCCAACCCGCGTGGCTCGGCCGGCTACGGCGACGCGTGGGCCCACGCCATCCGAGGGCCCAAGGCCGAGCCCTTCCCGGGGTCGGGGTGGGGCAGCGTCGACTTCGAAGACCTCATCGCCGTGATCGACGAAGCGGTGGCCCGCTTCGACTTCGTCGACCCGGGGCGTTTGGGAGTGCTCGGCGGCTCCTACGGCGGTTACATGACGACGTGGATCGTGGGCCACGACCACCGGTTCAAGGCGGCGTGCTCGGAGCGGGCGGTCAACAACCTGCTCAACAGTGAGCACGCGTCCGACATTGCCTCGTGGTTCCGACGCTGGGTCGGCCCCACCCACCTCGACGACCCCGAGGAATACCTTCGGCAGTCGCCCATCACCTACGTGCGCGACATCGACACGCCGATGCTGATCCTCCATTCCGAAGAGGACTACCGCTGCCCGATCAGCCAGGCCGAGGAGCTGTGGGTGGCGCTGCGGGCGTTGGGCAAGCCCGTCGAGTTTGTGCGCTTCCCCGGCGAGGGCCACGAGCTGTCGCGCAGCGGTTCGCCCAAGCACCGCATCGAACGGTTGGAGATCATCCTCGACTGGTTCGGCCGGCACCTCTGA
- the dnaG gene encoding DNA primase codes for MGIVAEDVARVRAATDFVQVASEHIALRRVGRRYVGLCPFHAEKSPSFSVNAEEGLYYCFGCQAKGDVITFVREVEHLDFAEAVERLAARANIQLRYDDAAEGKDRQRRARLIEAMERAVDWYHERLLASPDAAAARGYLRSRGYGGETVRAFRIGWAPDEWHALCSALKLPDDVLQDTGLGFLNRYSRQTDAFRGRIMFPIFDASGKPVAFGGRILPGGEGPKYKNSPETPLYSKSRTLYALNWAKTDVVEAGEVVVCEGYTDVIGFFTAGLPRAVATCGTALADEHFRMLKNFARRVVLAYDADAAGQAAAERFYEWEQRYEVDIAVADLPAGADPGDVAREDPAALKAAVENARPFLSFRLERVLAAADLRTVEGRARTAQAALAVIAEHPNQLVRDQYVMQVADRTRIEPERLREMARGNRQAARPAVVAEQRETWRDGPEIEALRLALHHPETVVGRLEEVLFLDDLHVAAFRALASSSTLHEAIESTDPAAATLLQRLSVEETEADPDDVVALLADRAGRRVLAEVDSASRADESRFAELVPVVSWLKLTLEQLREPTSRVEASDRLVAWLVERSKGKA; via the coding sequence ATGGGCATCGTCGCCGAGGACGTGGCTCGGGTGCGGGCCGCTACCGACTTCGTCCAGGTGGCGAGCGAGCACATCGCCCTGCGGCGGGTGGGGCGGCGCTACGTGGGCCTGTGCCCGTTCCACGCCGAGAAGTCGCCGTCGTTCTCCGTCAACGCCGAGGAGGGCTTGTACTACTGCTTCGGCTGCCAGGCCAAGGGCGACGTCATCACCTTCGTGCGCGAGGTCGAACACCTCGACTTCGCCGAGGCGGTGGAGCGGCTGGCGGCGCGGGCCAACATCCAACTGCGCTACGACGACGCCGCCGAAGGCAAGGACCGCCAGCGGCGGGCCCGCTTGATCGAGGCCATGGAGCGCGCCGTCGACTGGTACCACGAGCGCTTGCTGGCGTCGCCCGACGCCGCTGCGGCGCGGGGCTACCTGCGGTCGCGTGGCTACGGCGGCGAGACAGTGCGCGCCTTCCGCATCGGCTGGGCGCCCGACGAATGGCACGCCTTGTGCTCGGCGCTGAAGCTGCCCGACGACGTGCTGCAGGACACCGGCCTCGGCTTCCTCAACCGCTACAGCCGCCAGACCGATGCCTTCCGGGGGCGCATCATGTTCCCGATCTTCGATGCGTCGGGGAAGCCGGTGGCCTTCGGCGGGCGCATCCTGCCCGGGGGAGAGGGGCCCAAGTACAAGAACTCGCCGGAGACGCCGCTGTACTCCAAGAGCCGCACGCTCTACGCCTTGAACTGGGCCAAGACCGACGTGGTGGAAGCGGGCGAGGTGGTGGTGTGCGAGGGCTACACCGACGTCATCGGCTTCTTCACGGCAGGCTTGCCGCGGGCGGTGGCAACCTGCGGCACGGCGTTGGCCGACGAGCACTTCCGCATGCTCAAGAACTTCGCCCGTCGAGTGGTGCTGGCCTACGACGCCGATGCCGCCGGCCAAGCGGCGGCCGAGCGCTTCTACGAGTGGGAGCAGCGCTACGAGGTCGACATCGCGGTGGCCGACCTGCCGGCCGGGGCCGACCCGGGCGACGTGGCGCGCGAGGACCCGGCGGCGTTGAAGGCCGCGGTCGAGAACGCCCGTCCGTTCCTGTCGTTCCGCTTGGAACGGGTGCTGGCCGCGGCCGACCTGCGAACGGTCGAAGGTCGGGCCCGCACGGCGCAGGCGGCGCTGGCCGTCATCGCCGAGCACCCCAACCAGTTGGTGCGCGACCAGTACGTCATGCAGGTGGCCGACCGCACTCGCATCGAGCCGGAACGGTTACGGGAGATGGCGCGAGGCAACCGGCAGGCGGCGCGACCGGCGGTGGTGGCCGAGCAGCGAGAGACGTGGCGCGACGGCCCGGAGATCGAGGCGTTGCGGCTGGCCCTGCACCACCCCGAGACGGTGGTGGGGCGGTTGGAGGAAGTGCTGTTCCTCGACGACCTGCACGTGGCCGCGTTCCGGGCGCTGGCGTCGTCGTCGACGCTGCACGAAGCCATCGAGAGCACCGACCCGGCGGCGGCCACGTTGCTGCAACGGCTGTCGGTCGAGGAGACCGAAGCCGACCCCGACGACGTGGTCGCCCTGCTGGCCGATCGGGCCGGACGGCGGGTGCTGGCCGAGGTGGACTCGGCCTCTCGTGCCGACGAAAGCCGGTTCGCCGAGCTGGTCCCGGTGGTCAGTTGGCTGAAGCTGACACTGGAGCAGCTGCGGGAGCCGACTTCTCGCGTCGAGGCCTCCGACCGGTTGGTAGCCTGGCTGGTCGAGAGAAGCAAGGGGAAGGCATGA
- the rpoD gene encoding RNA polymerase sigma factor RpoD gives MNEVVPTLSTPEGVPAEEFGRLLAAGRERGSLSPDDLMEVLKPVELSPELIDSVVARVKGEGITYVDADADAVAEPIDPSDVDPTPPPPTKVPAALAKRRARAAAEGDAEDGRVSGAGADPVRMYLKEIGKVPLLAGDQEVRLAQRIEAGWRAAERIATLEDEYGDAPVPRERLRPEERVVADGLAAKKELINANLRLVVSIAKRYRNRGMAFLDLIQEGNLGLMRAVDKFDYTKGFKFSTYATWWIRQAITRAIADQARTIRIPVHMVETINKVGRVQRQLLQEFGREPSVEELAVRVEMPVVRVREILRIAQDTVSLEQPMGDEEDFNLGDVIEDQSAVMPADAAARALLNEAVKQALSELSEREQQVVRLRFGLDDGQVRTLEEVGREFGVTRERIRQIESKVLAKLRHPIRSQRLRDYLDEE, from the coding sequence ATGAACGAGGTGGTCCCTACGCTCTCCACACCGGAGGGCGTTCCCGCAGAGGAGTTCGGGCGACTCCTGGCTGCGGGCCGGGAGCGCGGCTCGCTGTCCCCTGACGACCTCATGGAAGTGCTCAAGCCCGTCGAGCTGTCGCCCGAGCTCATCGATTCCGTCGTCGCCCGCGTCAAGGGCGAAGGCATCACCTACGTCGACGCTGATGCCGACGCGGTGGCCGAGCCCATCGACCCCTCCGACGTCGACCCCACGCCGCCGCCGCCCACCAAGGTGCCTGCCGCCTTGGCCAAGCGCCGGGCACGCGCTGCGGCCGAGGGCGACGCCGAGGACGGCCGGGTCAGCGGTGCCGGTGCTGACCCGGTGCGCATGTACCTCAAGGAGATCGGCAAGGTGCCGTTGTTGGCGGGCGACCAAGAGGTCCGCCTGGCGCAACGCATCGAGGCCGGGTGGCGGGCCGCCGAGCGCATCGCCACCTTGGAGGACGAGTACGGCGACGCCCCTGTGCCCCGAGAGCGGCTGCGGCCCGAGGAGCGGGTGGTGGCCGACGGGTTGGCCGCCAAGAAGGAGCTCATCAACGCCAACCTGCGGCTGGTGGTCTCGATCGCCAAGCGCTACCGCAACCGGGGCATGGCGTTCCTCGACCTGATCCAGGAGGGGAACCTCGGGCTCATGCGGGCGGTCGACAAGTTCGACTACACCAAGGGCTTCAAGTTCTCGACGTACGCGACGTGGTGGATCCGCCAGGCCATCACCCGGGCCATCGCCGACCAGGCCCGCACCATCCGCATCCCCGTGCACATGGTGGAGACGATCAACAAGGTGGGGCGGGTGCAGCGCCAGTTGCTGCAGGAGTTCGGGCGGGAGCCCTCGGTCGAGGAGCTGGCCGTGCGGGTGGAGATGCCGGTGGTGCGGGTGCGCGAGATCCTGCGCATCGCGCAGGACACGGTGTCGCTGGAGCAGCCCATGGGCGACGAGGAGGACTTCAACCTCGGCGACGTCATCGAGGACCAGTCCGCCGTCATGCCCGCCGACGCCGCCGCTCGGGCGCTGCTCAACGAGGCGGTCAAGCAGGCGCTGTCGGAGTTGTCGGAGCGTGAGCAGCAGGTGGTGCGGCTGCGCTTCGGGCTCGACGACGGGCAGGTGCGCACGCTCGAGGAGGTCGGCCGGGAGTTCGGCGTGACCCGCGAGCGGATCCGCCAGATCGAGTCGAAGGTGCTGGCCAAGCTGCGGCACCCGATCCGCTCGCAGCGCCTGCGCGACTACCTCGACGAGGAGTAA
- a CDS encoding type II toxin-antitoxin system VapC family toxin has protein sequence MVLDASAGVEMLLRTPVGRRLRAKLPADAQTWVPELYFVEVASVLRRAEQQGTHDATRVRVAFDRLLRAPVRRVQVRALLADAWFRRRNLTIADGVYVALADHLGATLVTTDLRLANAPGLPVVTLTP, from the coding sequence GTGGTGCTCGACGCCTCTGCGGGCGTCGAAATGCTCCTTCGTACGCCCGTCGGCCGCCGTCTTCGCGCAAAGCTCCCCGCGGATGCGCAGACGTGGGTGCCGGAGCTGTACTTCGTAGAAGTAGCGAGCGTGCTGCGCCGAGCGGAGCAACAGGGCACCCACGACGCGACACGAGTGCGGGTCGCGTTCGATCGCCTCCTCCGTGCTCCTGTTCGCCGCGTACAGGTCCGAGCGCTCCTTGCCGACGCATGGTTCCGTAGGCGCAACCTCACGATCGCGGACGGCGTCTACGTGGCCCTTGCCGATCACCTCGGCGCCACGCTGGTCACGACCGACCTGCGACTCGCCAACGCGCCAGGCCTTCCCGTCGTGACCCTCACCCCGTAG
- a CDS encoding amphi-Trp domain-containing protein, producing MADDRDVEKGYSTPEVVAKLRRLADALESDKPFRIQIAGERILVPRHAEFSIEHEREDDEEEIEFQLKWTRAQAEAADEPEGSDV from the coding sequence ATGGCCGACGACCGTGACGTGGAGAAGGGGTACAGCACCCCGGAAGTAGTGGCGAAGCTGCGACGCCTCGCCGACGCACTGGAATCCGACAAGCCGTTCCGCATCCAGATTGCAGGCGAGCGCATCCTCGTGCCGCGCCACGCCGAGTTCAGCATCGAGCACGAGCGGGAGGACGACGAGGAAGAGATCGAGTTCCAGTTGAAGTGGACGCGGGCCCAGGCTGAGGCGGCGGACGAGCCGG